The following DNA comes from Mucisphaera calidilacus.
CTGGCGTGTGTCGGTGCGGTTGTCCAGCCGATGCGCTATCCCCTGACGGCGAGAGACCTGCAGATGTCATCGTGGAAGATCTATCTGCGTGTCGCGGTGCCGTTATCGGCGGCTGTGGCGGCGGTTGCCGCGGCGAAGGCTCTGGCGTGGGTGATGCCCGGCTGGAACCCGTGGTTGCACCTCTTCCTGGACCCCCTCGCCGGGACGATCGGTTTTGCCGCGGTCATGATGCTGTGGATGGCCAACCGCGAACTCGACCTGAAGCGGGTTCTGACCGAACTCATTCCTGTGAGGTACCAGATCTGGAGGGCCATCGGTGTTGGGACTGGTTAGACGCATGCTGCCTCGGGGACTCAAGCTGTGGGCGTTCGAGCGTGTGGTGCGTTCGCCCGTTCTCTCGCGCTGCTATTACCTGTTCAGCGGCGCGTTCTCGCGCGAGTACGCGGCGGTGCTCTACGGCCGGCTCCAGCACGTCCGAGAAGCTGAGGCCAAGAGCGACGACGGGGCTCGTTACACCCTCCGCAGGAACACGCACCGGCTTGAGAAGGGGCTGATCATGCGTCCCCGCCGGGAGGTCTTCGCCACCGGTTATCTCGGCGAGACGGTCAATATCTTTTGCGCCCTCGCGGATCAGGATGACGGCTCCGCGACCGCCAAGGCGCTGCTGGACTGGTCGGGCGACGTTCTCTACCGCTATTTCGAGGCGGTGCCCGAAAACGCTGACGGCAAGGTTGACCGTCTTCGCGTCAAGTTCACGGAGTCGTTCGAGAAGCACGCCCGTCAGCCGGGTCAGTGTGCGCCCTTTGTTCGTGACCAGACGCCGCTGCGGGTCACCATCGACGACATGATCGAACTCGCGCGCCGGCGGCGTAGCGTCCGGTGGTACCTCCAGCAGCCGGTTCCGCGGGAGATCATCGACAAGGCCATGCTTGTCGGCGGCTACTCGCCGTCTGCCTGTAACCGCCAGCCCTTCGAGTTTCGCGTGTTCGACCGGCCGGAGCGGGCGGCCGAGATCGGCGCCATCGCGATGGGGACCGCGGGGTTCGCGCAGAACTTCCCGTGTCTCGTTGTCATCGTCGGCCAGCTGCGGGCATTTCCGTTTGATCGCGACCGCCACGTTCCCTACATCGACGGGTCGCTTGCCGCGATGGCTTTCCAGTTTGCGCTCGAGGTTCAGGGCGTCAGTTCCTGCTGCATCAACTGGCCCGATATCCCGGAGCGTGAGGCCGCCATGGCCAAGGCGCTTGATCTCGAACCCGACCAGCGCGTCGTGATGCTCATGTCGGTCGGCTTTCCTGATCCCGAGGGCAGCGTTCCCTATTCCCAGAAGAAGACCGTTGACGAGCTGCGGAGTTACGACCCGTCATGATGATTGAGATCCACGGTGCCGGCTTCACGAACAAGGGTGCGCAGCTGATGATCCGGACGGTCATCAACCGCGTGCGCGAGTCCCTGCCCGATGCGGACTTCTGTATCGAGACCGGTTCTGACGCACGATATCCGCGGGTCGCAGAGTACGGCCTGCACATGCTCTACCCGCAGGCGACTTGGGACCGGCCTCGACGCATCCCTTATCTGTTGCGGCTGAGTCATCTTCTGGGGCGTGTGATTCCCGCGTCGTTCGTGCGGCCTTTCGGCCTGGTCCGGCGGCAGGACGTGGACGCGCTGATTGACGTTTCGGGTTACGCCTTCGGCGACAAGTTCGGGGTCTACAAGAGCCGGGTGTTTAATCAGCGGGCGGCCGCCTACGCGCAACGGGGCAAGCCGGTGATTGTTCTCCCGCAGATGCTTGGGCCCTTTCAGGAGGCCGGCTTTGAGAAGGTCATGGCCGAGATGGTCAGCCGCTCGAGCCTGTTTTATGCGCGCGACCGCATGTCGCTTGATGACTGTCGGCGGCTGCTGGGCGATCGTGCCGAACCGATCCGACTCGCGCCCGACATCACGATCTACCAGTCGCCCGGGCGACGGGACGTGGCCATGCCCGACAACCCCGCGCGGACCGTGGCGATCGTCCCGAACATCCGGATGCTTGATAAGGGCGACCCGCGCTGGAAAGAGTCGTACCTCCCGCGGCTCACCGCTGTCGGCAAATCGCTGCGCGAGCGCGGCTACGACCTGCACGTCGTGATCCACGAGACGCGTGGTGGCGACGCTCGTCTGGGCGAGCAGCTGCGGGACGCCATCGACCCCTCCGGCGTGCCTGTGATCGCGTACGAGGATCCGCTTGACCTCAAGGCTTATCTCGGGCAGTGTCGGCTCGTGATTGCCTCGCGCTTCCACGCGGTTGTCGGTTCGCTGGCCATGGGTACGCCGGCCGTTGTGATTGGCTGGGCGCACAAGTACGAGATGCTGCTTGAGGATTTTGGTATCCCGCAGATGATTCACGGCATCGACGACGGCCCCGACGACCTTCAGGGCAAGGTGGACCAGCTCCTGGACGATGGCCGCCGGGAGGCGATGCACCAGACTCTCGTTCGGCGTAAGGCCGAGATGAAACCGCTGAACGATGAGATGTGGGAGAGGGTCGTCGCTGCGCTGCGGCGATGAGGTCGGGGTTTACTTTCGCTTTTTCCGCTGCTTGCGCGGTGCCGTTTTTTTTGTCGAGGGGAGCAATTCTGCCGGGACCTGCTCGGGCGGCATCTGCCCCTGCTTGAGGAAGTTCGCGATCCACTGGAGTCTGGGCATGGCGTGGGGGTAGAAGGTTCGGTACCCGTCGCAGAGGACCGTCGGGCCGGGCAGTTCGCCCCGGGCGGGGCGGTGCTTGGGGCAGCCGCCGTGGCAGAGCTGGAACCAGTCGCAGGAGGCGCAGGGTTCGCCCAGGTCGAGTTTGCGGTCTGCGAATTCCGTGGCGCGGGCGCGGTCGAGTCCGCTCATCCATCGTCCGCCGATGGGTGCCGATTCACGCTCCTGTTCCGGAACGCTGCTGTTGATGGTCAGCGGAACCGTGCGGGCGGCTCCGCCGTGCACGTGGCCGAGCCGCCATTCGGGCTGGACGTAGTGGTCGCAGCCGAACACGGTGCCGTCGTGTTCGATCGTCACCTGCCCCGCGCAGGAGTGGGAGTAGATGCACTCCGAGGCCCGCCCCATGACGAGGGTGTTGAGCACGCTGTCGAAGAAGCGCACGGAGACCTCGTAGCGGTGTTTCTCGAACCAGAGGTCGAACACTTCGCAGAGGAACCGGCCGTACTGCTCGGGTGTCGGCGAGAAGCTCGCGGTGTGCCAGCCCTTCCAGTCGCCGAGGTCGGCGGGGGCGGCGTGCCAGTCGCCGTCGTGTCGGTTCACGCGTTCGGCGTCGTCGGGCGAGAGCCACTCCACGGCGGGGATGAACTGCACCCATCTGGCCTCGATGCGCATCAGTTCGCGCCAGACTTCTTTGGGGTGCACCACGTTTTTGTTGTTGAGCACCATGAGGATGTTGTGCTCGACGCCGTGCTTGCGGAGCAGTTCGAGTCCGCGCATCACCTGGGCGTAGCTGCCTGAGCCGTCGGTGGTGACCCGGTAGTGGTTGTGGTCTGAGGCGAGTCCGTCGAGGGAGATGCCGATCAGGAATTCGTGCTGGCGGAGGAAGGCGCACCATTCGTCGTCGAGGAGCGTCCCGTTGGTCTGGAGGCAGTGCACGACGCGTTGGTCCGGCCGCCGGTGCTTGTCGACGAGTTCGATCATGCGCTTGAACCAGTCGAGGCCTGCGAGTGTCGGCTCGCCTCCCTGCCAGGACAGGGTCACGGTCTTGTTGCTCTCGGGCAGGTAGCCGGCGAGTGTTGCCTCGAGTGTCTCCTCGCGCATGCGCTGGGCGTTGCCGTCGTAGATGCCCATGACCGGGAGGTAGTAGCAGTAGTGGCAGCGGAGGTTGCAGGCGGCCCCCACGGGCTTGATCATGAGCATCGATGACTTGGGCGACAGGTCGACCTCACGGCGCTCGGTCAGCGAGCGTCGGAGGGCGTGGGTCTTGAGGATCTGCGCAGCGTCAGCTTGAGACATCGGTCCTCATCGTAGGCTTGAGTCATATGGATCAAGGGGGGGAATGGAGCCGATGGGGATCGAACCCACAACCTCTGCATTGCGAACGCAGCGCTCTCCCAATTGAGCTACGGCCCCTGCGTGTGAGCAGGATACCGCCGATCGCCGCGCAGTCCAACCCCGCCCCCCGCAGGACGCACACAAGACCCCGATTCCGTTTAACTTACGCCGACAAAGTGTCGGATGTTCGCCACGGATTTCTTGACCCCCGCCATTGTGACGGGTTAAATGTTCATCAGGGTTGCAGTTGTTCCCTGAACCTACCGGAGTTGTCATGGCCAGTCGTAATGATTGTTGGGGGATCGAGATCGGCTCCTACGCCATCAAGGCAATGCATCTTGTTCGCAGCGGGGCCGACGTCCGGCTGGTGGACTATGTGCAGCTGCCTTACAAGCAGGTTCTCTCGACGCCTGACATCGACGCCGACGAGCAGATCCGCCTGCAGCTGACGGCCTTTCTCGCTCAGCACGACGTGTCCAAGTCGACGGTGGTCGCGTCCGTCCCCGGGAACATGGCTTTTGCGCGGTTCGCGAAGCTCCCGCCGGTCGAGCCGAAGCAGGTTCGGAAGATCGTCGAGTTCGAGGCCAAGCAGCAGATCCCCTTCCCGATCGATCAGGTTGAGTGGGACCATCAGGTGTTTCAGCAGCCCGATTCGCCGGACATCGAGGTCGGCATTTTCGCGATTACCAAAGAGCGGGTGATGTCGTTCCTGGCCAACTTCCGCGCGGTCAACGTCCGTGTCGACGAGATCACGCTGGCCCCCGTCGCGGCCTACAACGCCTTTATCTACGACCAGGCCGAGCAGCAGAGCACGGGCACCATCTACCTTGACATCGGCACCAGTTCCACGGACGTGATCATCGTCGAGGACGAGAGCATCTGGCTGCGGACCCTGCCGATCGGAGGCAACAACTTCACCGAGGCGCTGGTCCGCTCCTTCAAGCTCTCCTATCCCAAGGCGGAGAAGCTCAAGCTCGAAGCCAGCACGTCAAAGTACGCCCGCCAGATCTTCCAGGCGATGCGGCCTGTTTTCGCGGATCTTGTTCAGGAGATTCAGCGTTCGCTGGGCTACTACCAGTCGATCCATCGCGATTCGGAGATCACGCGCATCGTCGGGCTCGGCTCCACGTTCCGTCTTCCCGGTCTGACGAAGTTCCTCAAGCAGCAGATGCAGATCGAGGTTCAACGCCCCGACACTTACGCGCGTCTGGACATCGACGGCAAGCGTGAGGCGGCTTTCGCCGAGGACGCTCTCAACCTCGCGACCGTCTACGGGCTGGCGATTCAGGGTCTTGGCGAGGAGAAGGTTCACGCTAACCTGATGCCCACGCCGATCCTGCGTCAACGCGTCTGGAACGCCAAGCAGCCCTGGTTTGCAGCGGCGGCGGCCTGCATGGCCGTTGCGGCGGCCATTCCGGTCTACAAGTACTACACCGATCAGACCGCCATCAGCAAGGTGGAGGACGAGATCGCGCCCAGCGTGCAGGCCGTCACGCGTGAGGCCGACAAGTACAAGAAAGATTTTCAGGCGATTCAGTCGGGCGGCGAGCCGATCCGGCGTATCGAGGGTCTCCAGTCGCTGGCGCAGATGCGCACCATCTGGCCCTCGATCATGCAGGATGTCAGTCTTGCCGTGAACGCCGCTGACCCCCAGCCGGAGCTTCGGCAGGGCAGCGATATCGAGAAGATCAAGACGATCCCGCGGACCGAGCGGCGGCAGATCATCATCGAGCAGTTCAGCACCGACTACATCCCCCAGCCCGAGGATGAGACCGACCAGGAAGAGGACGGCAACAACTTCAACAACTTCGGCAAGGACCCCATGGGCATGGGGA
Coding sequences within:
- a CDS encoding nitroreductase family protein — translated: MGLVRRMLPRGLKLWAFERVVRSPVLSRCYYLFSGAFSREYAAVLYGRLQHVREAEAKSDDGARYTLRRNTHRLEKGLIMRPRREVFATGYLGETVNIFCALADQDDGSATAKALLDWSGDVLYRYFEAVPENADGKVDRLRVKFTESFEKHARQPGQCAPFVRDQTPLRVTIDDMIELARRRRSVRWYLQQPVPREIIDKAMLVGGYSPSACNRQPFEFRVFDRPERAAEIGAIAMGTAGFAQNFPCLVVIVGQLRAFPFDRDRHVPYIDGSLAAMAFQFALEVQGVSSCCINWPDIPEREAAMAKALDLEPDQRVVMLMSVGFPDPEGSVPYSQKKTVDELRSYDPS
- a CDS encoding polysaccharide pyruvyl transferase family protein, producing MMIEIHGAGFTNKGAQLMIRTVINRVRESLPDADFCIETGSDARYPRVAEYGLHMLYPQATWDRPRRIPYLLRLSHLLGRVIPASFVRPFGLVRRQDVDALIDVSGYAFGDKFGVYKSRVFNQRAAAYAQRGKPVIVLPQMLGPFQEAGFEKVMAEMVSRSSLFYARDRMSLDDCRRLLGDRAEPIRLAPDITIYQSPGRRDVAMPDNPARTVAIVPNIRMLDKGDPRWKESYLPRLTAVGKSLRERGYDLHVVIHETRGGDARLGEQLRDAIDPSGVPVIAYEDPLDLKAYLGQCRLVIASRFHAVVGSLAMGTPAVVIGWAHKYEMLLEDFGIPQMIHGIDDGPDDLQGKVDQLLDDGRREAMHQTLVRRKAEMKPLNDEMWERVVAALRR
- a CDS encoding radical SAM protein, which encodes MSQADAAQILKTHALRRSLTERREVDLSPKSSMLMIKPVGAACNLRCHYCYYLPVMGIYDGNAQRMREETLEATLAGYLPESNKTVTLSWQGGEPTLAGLDWFKRMIELVDKHRRPDQRVVHCLQTNGTLLDDEWCAFLRQHEFLIGISLDGLASDHNHYRVTTDGSGSYAQVMRGLELLRKHGVEHNILMVLNNKNVVHPKEVWRELMRIEARWVQFIPAVEWLSPDDAERVNRHDGDWHAAPADLGDWKGWHTASFSPTPEQYGRFLCEVFDLWFEKHRYEVSVRFFDSVLNTLVMGRASECIYSHSCAGQVTIEHDGTVFGCDHYVQPEWRLGHVHGGAARTVPLTINSSVPEQERESAPIGGRWMSGLDRARATEFADRKLDLGEPCASCDWFQLCHGGCPKHRPARGELPGPTVLCDGYRTFYPHAMPRLQWIANFLKQGQMPPEQVPAELLPSTKKTAPRKQRKKRK
- the pilM gene encoding type IV pilus assembly protein PilM; its protein translation is MASRNDCWGIEIGSYAIKAMHLVRSGADVRLVDYVQLPYKQVLSTPDIDADEQIRLQLTAFLAQHDVSKSTVVASVPGNMAFARFAKLPPVEPKQVRKIVEFEAKQQIPFPIDQVEWDHQVFQQPDSPDIEVGIFAITKERVMSFLANFRAVNVRVDEITLAPVAAYNAFIYDQAEQQSTGTIYLDIGTSSTDVIIVEDESIWLRTLPIGGNNFTEALVRSFKLSYPKAEKLKLEASTSKYARQIFQAMRPVFADLVQEIQRSLGYYQSIHRDSEITRIVGLGSTFRLPGLTKFLKQQMQIEVQRPDTYARLDIDGKREAAFAEDALNLATVYGLAIQGLGEEKVHANLMPTPILRQRVWNAKQPWFAAAAACMAVAAAIPVYKYYTDQTAISKVEDEIAPSVQAVTREADKYKKDFQAIQSGGEPIRRIEGLQSLAQMRTIWPSIMQDVSLAVNAADPQPELRQGSDIEKIKTIPRTERRQIIIEQFSTDYIPQPEDETDQEEDGNNFNNFGKDPMGMGMGMGPGMGPGMGPGMGMGPGDMGMGMGMGMGGMPSGGDGEFSRTYPLEDFFTETTGPRFHAVIVGTTPNGQAADFLTRTLIKYLRDNADREGRPYKFVFPDTVLVNIERVQVDPGQRGSGSSRGSLGATRNPMGAGMPPGMGMGPGDMGMGMGMGPGDMGMGMGMGARSRSSTNAEDLIPRHPLADEPRNTDTRFRIEFFIELKSPEKSKAASGELSARSPRDDHKQQTGRDS